One genomic segment of Aliarcobacter cibarius includes these proteins:
- a CDS encoding sensor histidine kinase — MLALKNSGIDLSKSETRTIIGFSLIYSVLVLVILGVITFLYYQFKKDLMLQDKRQTLQNYSNDQIASLKELHINIDKSNIYPRDEKYNSAIYDSSKKMIFTTLAMNNVKLDEVIYLKDGYIHLIKEPESYYLGSKYVIVEIKDDNVWFLKIKYKMVFWFIIAFSILLFIGYFIAKLFLRPMRESIQMLDRFIKDTTHELNTPIAAILSNIQMIDKNSIDEKLAKKINRIEIGAKTISNIYEDLTFISLNNQIISNNEKLNLSEILKQRIDFFKSIASSKKIEFQLDIKDDIFIFCDLKKLSKLIDNILSNAIKYNKFQGFIKVTLKPNLLVIEDSGKGLSKENLKSLFTRYKRFDKSVGGFGIGLNIVSMIAKEYSFKIDVISKVNVGTRIKIRWQD; from the coding sequence TTGTTAGCCTTAAAAAACTCGGGTATAGATTTATCCAAGAGTGAAACTAGAACTATAATTGGGTTTAGTTTAATTTACTCAGTTTTAGTTTTAGTTATTTTGGGAGTTATTACCTTTTTATATTATCAATTTAAAAAAGATTTGATGCTTCAAGATAAAAGGCAAACTCTTCAAAACTACTCAAATGATCAGATAGCAAGCCTCAAAGAGTTGCATATAAATATTGATAAATCAAATATTTATCCAAGAGATGAAAAATATAATTCAGCTATTTATGATAGTTCAAAAAAAATGATTTTTACAACTTTAGCTATGAATAATGTAAAACTTGATGAGGTTATATATCTTAAAGATGGCTATATTCATTTAATAAAAGAACCAGAGTCATATTATTTAGGTTCAAAGTATGTAATTGTTGAAATTAAAGATGATAATGTTTGGTTTTTAAAAATTAAATATAAAATGGTTTTTTGGTTTATAATAGCATTCTCAATACTTCTTTTTATTGGATATTTTATAGCAAAACTGTTTTTACGTCCAATGAGAGAATCTATACAAATGCTAGATAGATTTATAAAAGATACAACACATGAATTAAATACACCAATTGCTGCTATTTTATCAAATATACAGATGATAGATAAAAATAGTATAGATGAAAAGTTAGCAAAAAAAATAAATCGTATAGAAATAGGTGCAAAAACAATTTCAAATATTTATGAAGATTTAACATTTATATCTTTAAATAATCAAATAATTTCAAACAATGAGAAATTAAATTTGTCAGAAATTTTAAAACAAAGAATAGATTTTTTTAAATCAATAGCAAGTAGCAAAAAAATAGAATTTCAATTAGATATAAAAGACGATATTTTTATATTTTGTGACCTAAAAAAATTATCTAAGTTAATAGATAATATTTTATCAAATGCTATAAAATATAATAAATTTCAAGGTTTCATAAAAGTGACTTTGAAGCCTAATTTATTAGTAATTGAAGATAGTGGAAAAGGTTTAAGTAAAGAAAATTTAAAAAGTTTGTTTACAAGATATAAAAGATTTGATAAGAGTGTAGGTGGATTTGGTATTGGTTTGAATATTGTATCTATGATAGCAAAAGAGTATAGTTTTAAAATCGATGTTATATCAAAAGTTAATGTTGGGACAAGGATAAAAATAAGATGGCAAGATTAG
- a CDS encoding response regulator transcription factor, producing MKSKILLLEDDYNLSETVAEYFEEEGFEVICVYDGEDAISKIYEETFDLFLLDVNVPNKNGFEVLKEARANGKTTPAIFITSLNSMDSLEEGFTSGCDDYIRKPFELKELQLRVQTLIKKEFSKKNELIKIGTNVTFNPISNELKCDNEEVKLNLKELKLLKLFLQHPNELLTHDRIYDFVWDYDEEYSDNSLRTYIKNLRKILGKDTIVSLKKLGYRFIQE from the coding sequence ATGAAGAGTAAGATTTTATTATTAGAAGATGATTATAACTTAAGTGAAACAGTTGCTGAATATTTTGAAGAAGAGGGCTTTGAAGTAATTTGTGTTTACGATGGTGAAGATGCTATAAGTAAGATATATGAAGAAACTTTTGATCTTTTTCTTTTAGATGTAAATGTACCAAATAAAAATGGATTTGAAGTTTTAAAAGAAGCAAGAGCAAATGGAAAAACAACACCTGCAATTTTTATAACATCTCTAAACTCAATGGATTCTTTAGAAGAGGGCTTTACTAGTGGTTGTGATGATTATATTAGAAAGCCATTTGAGTTAAAAGAGTTACAATTAAGAGTTCAAACTTTAATAAAAAAAGAGTTTTCAAAGAAAAATGAACTAATTAAAATTGGAACTAATGTTACATTTAATCCAATTTCAAATGAATTAAAATGTGATAATGAAGAAGTTAAATTAAATTTAAAAGAGTTAAAACTATTAAAACTATTTTTACAACATCCAAATGAACTTTTAACACATGATAGAATTTACGATTTTGTATGGGATTATGACGAAGAGTATAGTGATAACTCTTTACGAACTTATATAAAAAATCTTAGAAAAATTTTAGGAAAAGATACAATTGTTAGCCTTAAAAAACTCGGGTATAGATTTATCCAAGAGTGA
- a CDS encoding DUF1104 domain-containing protein, translating to MFFLLVVSVFAKENYSQMSTQELIEIIGFVDEKDKVSFQKELEFRIPKMSSFEREQYEKRLNETPEIKVIEDEE from the coding sequence GTGTTTTTTTTGCTAGTTGTGTCTGTTTTTGCGAAAGAGAATTATAGTCAAATGAGTACACAAGAGTTAATTGAGATTATTGGTTTTGTTGATGAAAAAGATAAAGTATCATTTCAAAAAGAGTTAGAATTTAGAATTCCAAAAATGAGCTCTTTTGAAAGAGAACAATATGAAAAAAGATTAAACGAAACACCAGAAATAAAGGTAATAGAAGATGAAGAGTAA
- a CDS encoding ABC transporter ATP-binding protein, whose amino-acid sequence MNEKISLKYIYKLLLNNKKSLIWGQIFTVIGILISVPIPLLLPLLVDEVLLDKPSFFVNNINEFFGSGSALYYVAIVTVVVIVLRALHFIFGVINTKIFTRISKIVIFDIRVKLLNHLKKVNMNEYESLGSGKIAANLITDVNTLDSFIVNVSSKLITSSLTLIAVAFVIIKIDLLLGIMILFTQPTIAIISRRIAKKTGELKKEENTTIEAFQNNINETLDLFSQIKASNKENSFFDTSIQKAEDIKKASNEFNYKSVAYEKFSYTIFLFAFEIFRATGLLLVAYSDLSIGLMFAMFGYIWFIMTPVQEILSIQYSLASAKAAMGRINKVLELETENDGDIELKDRKVDISLRNLSFSYTKDKNTLKNISFDIKSGEKVAIIGASGSGKTTISQLIAGFYAKNDGDILYNNISIDKISKKSLREHIFLVLQMPILFNNTLRFNLTMGEDISDDKILEALKIAELKEMFENLENGLDTIVGKMGIRLSGGQRQRLSIARMVLANPSVVIFDESTSALDVHTETKLFRNLESFLKDKTVITIAHRLSTVKNASKIFVLEDGELVQSGTHNELEEKDGHYLEFVKHQLTNN is encoded by the coding sequence ATGAATGAAAAAATATCTTTAAAATATATATATAAACTTCTTTTAAATAATAAAAAGAGTCTTATTTGGGGTCAAATCTTTACAGTTATAGGGATTTTAATAAGTGTTCCAATTCCTTTATTGCTACCTTTGCTGGTTGATGAAGTTCTACTTGATAAACCAAGTTTTTTTGTAAATAATATAAATGAGTTTTTTGGTAGTGGTAGTGCACTATACTATGTTGCAATTGTAACAGTAGTTGTCATTGTTCTAAGAGCTCTACATTTTATTTTTGGGGTAATTAATACAAAAATATTTACAAGAATATCTAAAATAGTAATCTTTGATATTAGAGTAAAACTACTAAATCATCTAAAAAAAGTAAATATGAACGAATATGAAAGTCTTGGAAGTGGTAAAATTGCAGCAAACTTAATAACAGATGTAAATACCCTAGATAGTTTTATTGTAAATGTTTCAAGTAAATTAATTACATCTTCTCTTACTTTAATAGCAGTTGCATTTGTAATTATAAAAATAGATTTGCTTCTTGGAATCATGATACTGTTTACACAACCAACAATTGCGATAATTTCAAGAAGAATTGCAAAAAAAACTGGTGAACTAAAAAAAGAAGAGAATACAACTATTGAAGCTTTTCAAAATAATATTAATGAAACTTTGGATCTATTTTCTCAAATAAAAGCAAGTAACAAAGAAAATAGTTTTTTTGATACATCTATACAAAAAGCTGAAGATATAAAAAAAGCTTCAAATGAGTTTAACTATAAAAGTGTGGCCTATGAAAAATTCTCCTATACAATTTTTCTATTTGCTTTTGAAATATTTAGAGCAACAGGACTTCTATTAGTAGCTTATAGCGATTTATCTATTGGTTTAATGTTTGCTATGTTTGGATATATCTGGTTTATTATGACTCCTGTTCAAGAGATATTATCTATTCAATACTCACTTGCAAGTGCAAAAGCAGCAATGGGAAGAATAAACAAAGTACTAGAGTTAGAGACTGAAAATGATGGAGATATAGAATTAAAAGACAGAAAAGTTGATATTAGTTTAAGAAATTTGAGTTTTTCTTATACAAAAGATAAAAACACCCTAAAAAATATTAGCTTTGATATAAAAAGTGGAGAAAAAGTTGCAATAATTGGAGCAAGTGGTAGTGGAAAAACAACAATTTCACAACTAATTGCTGGTTTTTATGCCAAAAATGATGGCGATATTTTGTATAACAACATAAGCATAGATAAAATCTCAAAAAAAAGTTTAAGAGAACATATATTTTTAGTTCTTCAAATGCCTATACTATTCAATAACACACTACGATTTAATCTTACAATGGGTGAAGATATATCTGATGATAAAATATTAGAGGCTTTAAAAATAGCTGAACTTAAAGAAATGTTTGAGAATTTAGAAAATGGTTTAGATACTATTGTTGGGAAAATGGGTATAAGATTAAGTGGTGGTCAAAGACAAAGATTATCAATAGCAAGAATGGTTTTAGCAAATCCTAGTGTTGTTATATTTGATGAATCAACATCTGCTTTAGATGTACACACAGAAACAAAGCTATTTAGAAATTTAGAGTCATTTTTAAAAGATAAAACAGTTATTACAATAGCTCATAGATTAAGTACGGTTAAAAATGCTTCAAAAATATTTGTTCTTGAAGATGGTGAGTTAGTTCAAAGTGGAACACACAATGAATTAGAAGAAAAAGATGGGCACTATTTAGAGTTTGTGAAGCATCAACTTACCAATAATTAA
- a CDS encoding ABC transporter substrate-binding protein, translated as MIKVIFLSLLAILFLSSCSNNKKEELVIVTSNWIGYTPLIYAKEKGYLDKLNIELLNVVSLSENLHTFNSGNADIFMGTQYEYKVASQKNPEVIPIMLLNKSDGGDVIMSNLELSSLKNEEKTIDIFLELDSINSIVFEDFIIKHNLKDKKFNYINKDQSYISALREFQNPSIVITYNPYNIFLEKVGLKTIETTKDSIDILIIDGMFTKNDILAKHKQELLELKNIIDLAIIELEKDPKKYYETIKDYLYDTSYDEFLGSLSNIKWLNKNPSKEILKNLKDHNFSTKEIL; from the coding sequence ATGATTAAGGTTATTTTTTTAAGTCTTTTGGCTATTTTATTTTTATCTTCTTGCTCAAATAATAAAAAAGAAGAATTAGTAATAGTAACTTCAAATTGGATTGGCTATACACCTTTAATTTATGCAAAAGAGAAAGGTTATTTAGACAAACTAAATATTGAACTTTTAAACGTTGTTTCTCTTAGTGAGAATTTGCATACTTTCAACTCAGGAAATGCTGATATTTTCATGGGAACTCAATATGAGTATAAAGTAGCTTCACAAAAAAATCCTGAAGTAATCCCCATTATGCTTTTAAATAAATCAGATGGAGGAGATGTAATAATGTCAAATTTAGAACTCTCTTCTTTAAAGAATGAAGAAAAGACAATAGATATATTTTTAGAATTAGATTCAATAAATTCTATTGTTTTTGAAGATTTTATAATAAAACATAATTTAAAAGATAAAAAGTTTAACTATATAAATAAAGATCAATCTTATATATCTGCATTAAGAGAATTTCAAAATCCTTCTATAGTAATCACTTATAATCCTTACAATATTTTTTTAGAAAAAGTCGGATTAAAAACAATTGAAACAACAAAAGACAGTATAGATATTTTAATAATTGATGGAATGTTTACAAAAAATGATATTTTAGCTAAACATAAACAAGAATTACTCGAATTAAAAAATATAATAGATTTGGCAATAATTGAACTTGAAAAAGATCCTAAAAAATATTATGAAACAATAAAAGACTATCTATATGATACAAGTTATGATGAATTTTTAGGAAGCCTTTCTAATATTAAATGGCTAAACAAGAATCCAAGTAAAGAAATATTAAAAAATCTAAAAGATCATAATTTTTCTACTAAAGAGATTCTATGA
- a CDS encoding putative bifunctional diguanylate cyclase/phosphodiesterase yields the protein MIFSIQRFILFFIFLLLAIFYVVFAYYFQKQEEQTSKVIYTTILNDIKEKAYSISKNIEKKEDILLFRAQIGNISANSPFVSNILVFDDNELLLTTDPKIKKLEKNSFIDNLETYNDKLTNLNYLSENINFYEQNKQKKLDLIYVIDKNYINSYFIKNRDEFFIYFGILPIIGFLILFFIFKKYITNPLEKLRQLAYYNTKIPKAFKIRELESIRHSMVDSFSRLENEKKELFLMARTDSLSGLANRNSLNEFLHRLIPTARRKKEEFAFLFMDLDHFKTINDSLGHNVGDELLQNISKILKKILRPNDFVARIGGDEFVLIIQDFKSNLELTNIIKRVQEQLAKPWIIQTHPVSTSCSIGISIFPKDAEDIISLMKNADIAMYEAKKHGRNRYHFFTAELNEAVLRIINLDKQMRQALKEKNYKLYYQPKVCIKTSKIIGAEALIRWIDPIKGFIPPNEFIPLAEENDFIIELGEWIIDDALNQYINWQKIGIDISISINISAKQFLQNNFEDILIKKIKDKSINPNKIILEITEYILIDQTDKVYLSLKKLHDFGINISLDDFGTGYSSLSYLKKYPINYLKIDKSFVDDMNSKNGKIFVETIVKMGQMLDLKIVAEGVETIEQLQYLKSISCDLYQGYHFCKPLSAKDFEEFYKAKN from the coding sequence ATGATTTTTTCTATTCAAAGATTTATTCTATTTTTTATATTCTTACTTCTTGCAATTTTTTATGTAGTTTTTGCATATTACTTCCAAAAACAAGAAGAACAGACATCAAAAGTAATTTATACTACTATCTTAAATGATATAAAAGAAAAAGCCTATTCAATCTCAAAAAATATAGAAAAAAAAGAGGATATCTTACTTTTTAGAGCTCAAATAGGAAACATCTCGGCAAATAGCCCTTTTGTAAGTAATATTTTAGTTTTTGATGACAATGAACTACTTTTAACTACAGATCCTAAAATAAAAAAATTAGAAAAAAACTCTTTCATAGATAACTTAGAAACATACAATGACAAATTAACAAATTTAAACTATTTAAGTGAAAATATAAATTTTTATGAACAAAATAAACAAAAAAAGTTAGATTTAATCTATGTTATTGATAAGAATTATATAAACTCTTATTTCATAAAAAATAGAGATGAATTTTTTATATATTTTGGTATCCTACCTATAATTGGATTTTTAATTCTATTTTTTATTTTTAAAAAATATATAACAAATCCTCTTGAGAAACTAAGACAACTTGCTTACTATAATACAAAGATTCCAAAAGCTTTTAAAATTAGAGAACTAGAATCAATTAGACACTCAATGGTTGACTCTTTTTCTAGATTGGAAAATGAGAAAAAAGAGCTGTTTTTGATGGCAAGAACAGATTCTTTAAGCGGTTTAGCAAATAGAAATTCTTTAAATGAATTTTTACATAGGCTTATTCCAACAGCAAGAAGAAAAAAAGAAGAATTTGCTTTTTTATTTATGGATTTAGATCATTTTAAAACAATAAATGATTCTCTTGGTCATAATGTTGGAGATGAACTATTACAAAATATATCAAAAATTCTGAAAAAGATTTTAAGACCAAATGATTTTGTAGCAAGAATTGGTGGAGATGAATTTGTTTTAATAATTCAAGATTTTAAGTCTAATTTAGAGCTTACAAATATCATAAAAAGAGTTCAAGAACAATTAGCAAAGCCTTGGATAATTCAAACCCATCCAGTAAGTACATCTTGCAGTATTGGTATATCAATATTTCCAAAAGATGCTGAAGATATAATCTCTTTAATGAAAAATGCTGATATTGCTATGTATGAAGCAAAAAAACATGGAAGAAATAGATATCACTTCTTCACAGCAGAATTAAATGAAGCTGTCTTAAGAATTATAAATCTAGATAAACAAATGAGACAAGCTTTAAAAGAAAAAAATTACAAGCTATATTATCAACCAAAAGTGTGCATAAAAACTTCAAAAATAATTGGAGCAGAAGCATTGATTAGATGGATTGACCCAATAAAAGGATTTATACCACCAAATGAATTTATTCCTTTAGCTGAAGAGAATGATTTTATTATTGAGCTTGGGGAATGGATTATAGATGATGCTTTAAACCAATATATTAATTGGCAAAAAATAGGTATTGATATTTCAATATCAATAAATATCTCAGCTAAACAATTTTTACAAAATAATTTTGAAGATATTTTAATTAAAAAAATTAAAGATAAATCAATAAATCCAAATAAAATAATTTTGGAAATAACTGAATATATTTTAATAGACCAAACTGATAAAGTTTACTTAAGTCTAAAAAAACTCCATGATTTTGGAATAAATATATCTCTAGATGATTTTGGGACAGGTTACTCTTCTTTATCTTATCTGAAAAAATACCCTATAAACTATCTGAAAATAGACAAATCTTTTGTAGATGATATGAATTCAAAAAATGGAAAAATATTTGTAGAAACTATTGTTAAAATGGGACAAATGCTTGATTTAAAAATTGTAGCCGAAGGTGTTGAAACTATTGAACAACTTCAATATTTAAAATCTATATCTTGTGATTTATATCAAGGTTATCACTTTTGCAAACCACTTTCTGCAAAAGATTTTGAAGAATTTTATAAAGCAAAAAATTAA
- a CDS encoding TIGR03643 family protein: MYFQKDSAREFSLNKKKSVKPSNLSFSESDKNRLVEMAWQDRVSFDTIKELYGFSENEIKKMMRNLLKKSSFKMWRKRVQGRATKHKLKVSYKTTRFQ, translated from the coding sequence ATGTATTTTCAAAAAGATAGTGCTAGAGAGTTTAGTTTAAATAAAAAAAAGAGTGTAAAACCAAGTAATTTATCTTTTAGTGAAAGTGATAAAAATAGACTTGTTGAGATGGCATGGCAAGATAGAGTCTCTTTTGACACAATAAAAGAACTTTATGGTTTTAGTGAAAATGAAATTAAAAAAATGATGAGAAATCTTTTAAAAAAGAGTAGTTTCAAGATGTGGAGAAAAAGAGTTCAAGGAAGAGCTACAAAACATAAATTAAAAGTTAGTTATAAAACTACAAGATTTCAGTAA
- a CDS encoding lipocalin family protein, which produces MKKIVSLFCMTLLSLFFVACSTKQDTDLKTVEKVDLQRYLGDWYEIARYEHKFQKDCKNVKANYSLRDDKKIQVVNSCTKISTNEFKDAKAVAYNVDETNSKLKVSFFRPFYGDYWILDLDKDYKYAIIGTPSKEYLWILSREKTMNQDLLNKLLEKITNMGFDKSKLIYTVQD; this is translated from the coding sequence ATGAAAAAAATAGTTAGTTTATTTTGTATGACTTTATTGTCATTATTTTTTGTAGCTTGTAGTACAAAACAAGATACAGATTTAAAAACTGTAGAAAAAGTAGATTTACAAAGATATCTTGGCGATTGGTATGAGATTGCTAGATATGAGCATAAGTTTCAAAAAGATTGTAAAAATGTAAAAGCAAATTACTCTTTAAGAGATGATAAAAAAATTCAAGTTGTAAATAGTTGTACAAAAATATCTACAAATGAGTTTAAAGATGCAAAAGCAGTTGCTTATAATGTTGATGAAACAAATAGTAAGTTAAAAGTTAGTTTTTTTAGACCATTTTATGGAGATTACTGGATTTTAGATTTAGATAAAGATTATAAATATGCAATTATTGGAACTCCATCTAAAGAGTATTTATGGATACTTTCTAGAGAAAAAACTATGAATCAAGATTTGTTAAATAAATTGTTAGAAAAAATTACAAATATGGGATTTGATAAGTCAAAACTTATTTATACAGTACAGGATTAA
- the hemH gene encoding ferrochelatase: MKRAIVLMNMGGPNNLNEVEVFLKNMFNDKYIIGAPQPIRALIAKLIIFRRLNIAKENYRELGGISPIVGYTKRLVRRLQKVVDADVFYEMRYTFPFANDIIKKVKDYDEIYAIPMYPHHSRTTTLSSIEDFISCAKSFKIDHKIKTIDYYYDNLFYNKAIVDRIKETLKDDRSEDFELVFSAHGLTQRVIDKGDLYQKHILENVEFVKKELKLQNINFKKIDVAYQSRVGPMKWLQPYMEDKLKELGEKVIIYPISFTVDNSETLGELVLEYGELAKEYGIKDYRVAKAPNSNRNFIIALKSIYENLKLK; the protein is encoded by the coding sequence TTGAAAAGAGCAATAGTTTTAATGAACATGGGCGGACCAAACAATCTTAATGAGGTTGAAGTCTTTTTGAAAAATATGTTTAATGATAAATATATTATAGGTGCTCCTCAGCCAATTAGAGCTTTAATTGCAAAATTAATAATATTTAGAAGGTTAAATATTGCAAAAGAGAATTATAGAGAATTAGGGGGTATTTCTCCTATAGTTGGATATACAAAAAGATTGGTAAGAAGACTGCAAAAAGTTGTTGATGCTGATGTATTTTATGAGATGAGATATACATTTCCTTTTGCAAATGATATTATTAAAAAAGTAAAAGATTACGATGAGATTTATGCAATTCCAATGTACCCACACCACTCACGAACTACAACTTTATCTTCAATTGAAGATTTTATCTCTTGTGCAAAAAGTTTTAAAATAGATCATAAAATAAAAACTATTGATTATTACTATGATAATTTGTTTTACAACAAAGCTATAGTTGATAGAATAAAAGAAACTTTAAAAGATGATAGGTCAGAAGATTTTGAGTTGGTTTTTTCAGCTCATGGATTGACTCAAAGAGTTATAGATAAAGGTGATTTATATCAAAAACATATTTTAGAGAATGTTGAATTTGTAAAAAAAGAGTTAAAATTACAAAACATAAATTTTAAAAAAATTGATGTTGCTTATCAGTCAAGAGTTGGACCTATGAAATGGTTACAACCTTATATGGAAGATAAGTTAAAAGAGTTAGGTGAAAAGGTTATCATTTATCCTATATCTTTTACAGTTGATAATTCAGAAACTTTAGGAGAATTAGTGCTAGAATATGGTGAATTAGCAAAAGAGTACGGTATAAAGGATTATAGGGTTGCAAAAGCTCCAAACTCTAATCGAAATTTTATTATTGCTTTAAAATCGATTTATGAAAATTTAAAATTAAAATAA
- a CDS encoding cryptochrome/photolyase family protein yields MKIFILYPNQLFKNLSNFIDKKVLLIEELLFFTQYDFHIQKLVLHRASMKFYENYLKQNNILVEYYEDESYLQIYKNNEIFVYELFDNYLEKKVYKNFSNIKILKNPNFINPKDKNKFLHKFYINRRKELNIFMQNGKPLFDKYSFDEENRKKLPKDIKIPPTLAFKNEYVEEAIAYCQKFKTVGICENFYYPTTFDEASLQLNYFLKEKFENFGTYQDAIIKDTKQSFLFHSNISSSLNIGLLDLHELIDKIINFDAPYNAKEGFIRQIIGWREFMLRVYEDDGVKLRNSNFFEFKNPMPKKVTQARSEIKILDDTIKKLEISAYNHHIERLMILGNIFLLLEIKPNEVYEFFMKNYIDAYDWVMVGNVYGMSGFSDGGSITTKPYIASSNYLLKMSDYSKNENWCEILDALYWRFLYKYSHKFSSSPRMKMQIALLNKMPKEKLERHLFVAEKYLSELFIAN; encoded by the coding sequence ATGAAAATATTTATTCTATATCCAAATCAACTATTTAAAAATTTATCAAACTTTATAGATAAGAAAGTTCTTTTAATAGAAGAACTTCTATTTTTTACACAATATGATTTTCATATTCAAAAACTTGTTTTACACAGAGCTAGTATGAAATTTTATGAAAATTATTTAAAGCAAAATAATATTTTAGTTGAATATTATGAAGATGAAAGTTACCTTCAAATTTATAAAAATAATGAAATATTTGTTTATGAACTTTTTGATAACTATTTGGAAAAAAAAGTTTATAAGAACTTCTCAAATATCAAAATTCTAAAAAATCCAAACTTTATAAACCCAAAAGATAAAAATAAATTTTTACATAAATTTTATATAAATAGAAGGAAAGAGTTAAATATATTTATGCAAAATGGAAAACCTCTTTTTGATAAATATAGTTTTGATGAAGAAAATAGAAAAAAACTCCCAAAAGATATAAAAATACCCCCTACTTTAGCTTTCAAAAATGAATATGTAGAAGAAGCAATAGCTTACTGCCAGAAATTCAAAACAGTAGGAATTTGTGAGAATTTTTATTATCCCACAACTTTTGATGAAGCCTCTTTACAACTAAACTATTTTTTAAAAGAAAAATTTGAAAACTTTGGAACATATCAAGATGCAATTATAAAAGATACAAAACAATCTTTTTTATTTCACTCAAATATTTCAAGTAGTTTAAATATTGGTTTACTTGATTTACATGAACTAATAGATAAAATAATAAATTTTGATGCTCCATATAATGCCAAAGAGGGTTTTATAAGACAAATTATTGGTTGGCGTGAATTTATGCTAAGAGTTTATGAAGATGATGGTGTAAAGCTTAGAAATTCAAACTTTTTTGAGTTTAAAAACCCTATGCCAAAAAAAGTAACTCAAGCCAGAAGTGAAATAAAAATTCTTGATGATACTATCAAAAAACTTGAAATTAGTGCATATAACCACCATATTGAAAGACTTATGATTTTAGGAAATATATTTTTACTACTTGAAATAAAACCAAATGAAGTTTATGAATTTTTTATGAAAAATTATATTGATGCTTATGATTGGGTAATGGTTGGAAATGTTTATGGAATGAGTGGTTTTAGTGATGGTGGAAGCATAACTACAAAGCCTTATATTGCAAGCTCAAATTATCTTTTAAAAATGAGTGATTATAGTAAAAATGAAAATTGGTGTGAAATTTTAGATGCACTTTATTGGAGATTTTTATATAAATATTCACACAAATTTTCATCAAGTCCTAGAATGAAAATGCAAATAGCACTTTTAAATAAAATGCCTAAAGAGAAACTTGAAAGACATCTTTTTGTTGCAGAGAAATATTTATCAGAGCTTTTTATTGCAAATTGA